A single window of Vibrio sp. SCSIO 43137 DNA harbors:
- the nagC gene encoding DNA-binding transcriptional regulator NagC, with the protein MNGGQIGNVDLVKQLNSAAVYRLIDQKGPISRIQIAEVSQLAPASVTKITRQLMERGLIKEVAQQASTGGRRAISLTTEVNPFHSVAIRLGRDYIQFSLMNLSGEELASDQSTFDYSNQSELKDGLLSLIKKFIDSHQDKIKQLIAIGIVLPGLVNPETGAVDYIPNTDIDSFSLGDLIQDHFAVSCFIGNDIRGKALAEHYFGASRDCNDSILVSVHRGTGAGIIVNGQVFLGSNRNVGEIGHIQIDPLGSQCQCGNFGCLETVASNPAILERINELLSKGYDSSLSELSTITMKEVCQHALEGDDLAKQSLVRVGNKLGKAIAITINLFNPQKIVIAGDITAAKELVFPAIRRNIETQSLTTFHTNLPIVASELEGKPTMGAFAMIKRAMLNGVLLQKLLEE; encoded by the coding sequence ATGAATGGCGGACAAATTGGTAACGTAGATCTGGTAAAACAACTCAACAGTGCGGCTGTATACCGCCTGATTGATCAAAAGGGTCCGATTTCACGGATACAGATCGCCGAAGTTAGCCAGCTTGCTCCCGCCAGCGTCACTAAAATTACCCGTCAGCTTATGGAACGCGGCCTGATCAAAGAGGTCGCGCAGCAAGCCTCTACCGGTGGCCGGCGGGCTATTTCACTCACCACAGAAGTAAACCCTTTCCACTCTGTCGCCATCCGTCTTGGACGGGATTATATTCAGTTTAGTCTGATGAATCTGAGCGGCGAAGAACTGGCCAGCGATCAATCTACCTTCGACTACAGCAATCAGTCTGAACTTAAAGATGGCCTGCTCTCTCTGATCAAAAAGTTTATTGATAGCCATCAGGATAAAATCAAACAACTTATCGCTATTGGTATCGTGTTGCCCGGTCTGGTGAACCCGGAAACCGGCGCTGTCGACTATATTCCTAATACTGATATAGATAGCTTCTCTCTGGGTGATTTGATTCAGGATCACTTTGCCGTCTCCTGTTTTATCGGCAACGATATCCGCGGTAAGGCATTGGCAGAGCATTACTTTGGCGCAAGCCGTGACTGTAATGACTCTATTCTGGTCAGTGTTCACCGGGGAACCGGAGCCGGCATTATTGTTAACGGTCAGGTATTTCTTGGTTCCAACCGCAATGTTGGTGAAATCGGCCATATCCAGATTGACCCATTGGGCAGCCAGTGCCAGTGTGGCAATTTTGGTTGTCTGGAGACCGTTGCCTCTAACCCGGCCATTTTAGAGCGCATTAATGAGCTGTTAAGCAAGGGCTATGACTCCTCGCTGTCTGAACTAAGCACTATCACCATGAAAGAGGTCTGTCAACACGCCTTAGAGGGCGATGATCTGGCAAAACAGAGTCTGGTCAGGGTCGGCAATAAGCTGGGTAAAGCCATTGCCATCACCATCAACCTGTTTAACCCCCAGAAAATTGTCATTGCCGGAGATATCACAGCAGCAAAAGAGTTGGTTTTTCCTGCTATCCGTCGCAATATTGAAACGCAATCTTTAACCACGTTTCATACCAACCTGCCTATCGTTGCTTCAGAGCTTGAAGGCAAGCCGACTATGGGCGCATTTGCTATGATAAAACGTGCCATGCTAAATGGAGTTTTGTTACAAAAACTTCTTGAAGAATAA
- a CDS encoding cation:proton antiporter family protein: MDLILLSAAFISGFIALKCQLPPLVGFLIAGFCLSFAGFESSHTIELLADLGVTLLLFTIGLKLDIKTLLAKEIWAGATLHNLFSTLFFTLALLALKLIGVSTLTALSLDQLLLIAFALSFSSTVFAIKTLQEKGEMNAIYGSIAIGVLVMQDIFAVLFLTISTGKLPLWYAIFLFALPLLRPLLYRVLSWVGHGEMLVIFGIFSALVLGAGLFQFTGVKADLGALILGMILAGHKKSSELSKSLFNLKELFLVCFFLNIGLSQHPNLSGLITAFLFLMLLPVKGILYYLVFDRFKFRVRTSFLASLTLLNYSEFGLIVGGLAYKLGWLPGDLLASIAIAVSLSFIIASPLNRFGHTMYQRSSNWLKQQSEEKLNQLDRLINPGEAQVLILGMGRIGTGAYDELTQRYGHINLGVEVRQDAVKQHTDQGRNVICGDATDPDFWERILDTGNVQLILLAMPHHLGNQLALQQLKNKGFSGNIAAIAEYPDQLESLLEEGVNAAFNIYHEAGSGFARHVCDQLQPTFDTAKNSHD; encoded by the coding sequence ATGGATCTTATTCTGTTGTCCGCAGCATTTATCTCCGGATTTATCGCACTCAAGTGTCAGTTGCCACCCTTAGTGGGTTTTCTGATCGCCGGTTTTTGCTTAAGTTTTGCTGGTTTTGAGTCCAGTCACACCATAGAGCTTCTGGCCGATCTCGGGGTAACGCTGCTGCTGTTTACCATCGGTCTCAAGCTGGATATTAAAACTCTGTTAGCAAAAGAGATTTGGGCAGGAGCAACACTGCATAACCTTTTTTCGACCCTGTTTTTTACCCTCGCCCTTCTGGCGTTAAAACTGATTGGCGTATCGACGCTAACTGCTCTGTCACTGGATCAACTGCTGCTAATTGCTTTTGCCCTGTCATTTTCCAGCACAGTATTCGCCATTAAAACCCTTCAGGAAAAAGGTGAAATGAATGCCATTTATGGCAGCATCGCTATCGGTGTTCTGGTTATGCAGGATATCTTCGCGGTGCTTTTTCTGACCATTTCGACCGGTAAGTTGCCTCTCTGGTACGCCATCTTCCTGTTCGCCCTGCCTTTACTGAGGCCCCTTCTCTACCGGGTTTTATCCTGGGTTGGTCACGGCGAAATGTTGGTGATTTTCGGTATCTTCTCTGCCCTTGTTCTGGGTGCCGGCTTGTTCCAGTTTACCGGAGTAAAAGCGGATCTGGGTGCCCTGATTTTAGGTATGATTCTGGCCGGACATAAAAAGTCTTCTGAACTGTCTAAATCACTATTTAACCTGAAAGAGCTGTTTCTGGTCTGTTTCTTCCTCAATATAGGCCTCTCACAGCACCCTAACCTTTCAGGCTTAATTACTGCCTTTCTGTTTCTGATGTTGTTGCCAGTTAAGGGGATTCTCTACTATTTGGTATTCGATCGCTTTAAATTCCGGGTACGGACTTCATTTCTGGCCAGCCTGACACTGCTCAACTACAGCGAATTCGGTTTGATTGTGGGCGGGCTGGCATACAAACTCGGCTGGTTACCGGGGGATCTTCTGGCCTCCATTGCTATTGCTGTGTCTCTCTCCTTTATCATCGCTTCTCCGCTGAATCGATTTGGTCACACAATGTATCAACGTTCGTCGAACTGGCTTAAGCAGCAGTCAGAGGAAAAACTCAACCAGCTGGATCGCCTGATTAACCCGGGCGAAGCACAGGTACTTATTTTAGGCATGGGCCGGATAGGCACAGGTGCTTATGATGAGTTGACACAAAGATATGGCCACATAAATCTGGGCGTAGAAGTCCGGCAGGATGCCGTTAAGCAACACACCGATCAGGGACGAAACGTTATCTGCGGTGATGCTACTGACCCGGACTTCTGGGAACGTATCTTAGACACGGGAAACGTTCAGCTAATCTTACTGGCCATGCCACACCATTTGGGAAATCAACTGGCACTGCAACAGTTAAAGAATAAAGGATTTAGCGGAAACATAGCCGCTATTGCTGAGTACCCCGATCAACTTGAATCTTTGCTTGAAGAAGGGGTAAATGCTGCCTTTAATATCTACCATGAGGCAGGAAGTGGATTTGCCCGTCATGTTTGTGACCAGTTACAACCAACATTTGATACAGCAAAAAACAGCCATGATTAA
- the asnB gene encoding asparagine synthase B: MCSIFGILDIKNDDAALRPIALEMSKKLRHRGPDWSGIYASKRAILAHERLAIVGLNSGAQPLYSPDRKLVLAVNGEIYNHKEIRAKYEDRYDFQTDSDCEVILALYQDMGEKLLEELNGIFAFVLYDEEKDQYLVGRDHIGIMPLYQGRDGYGNYYVASEMKALVTVCKTVSEFPPGSYFSSEDAEPQRYYTRDWMEYDAVKDNEADKAELTEALEAAVKRQLMTDVPYGVLLSGGLDSSITSAVAKRFAAMRIEDDEKTEAWWPQLHSFAIGLEGAPDLIAAREVADKLGTVHHEMTYTVQEGLDAIRDVIYHIETYDVTTIRASTPMFLMGRKIKAMGIKMVLSGEGADEIFGGYLYFHKAPNAKEMHEELVRKLLALNMFDCARANKSLAAWGVEGRVPFLDKEFIDVAMRINPQAKMCGNGKMEKHILRECFEHYLPDSIAWRQKEQFSDGVGYSWIDSLKEVAEAKVSDQQLETAEYRFPYNTPTTKEGYMYREIFEELFPLPSAAECVPGGPSIACSSAKAIEWDEAFKNMADPSGRAVQTVHNDSY; the protein is encoded by the coding sequence ATGTGTTCAATTTTTGGCATTTTAGACATAAAAAATGACGATGCAGCGTTACGTCCAATTGCGCTGGAAATGTCTAAAAAACTACGTCACCGCGGTCCAGACTGGTCTGGTATCTACGCTTCAAAACGTGCAATCCTTGCGCATGAACGTTTAGCCATTGTTGGACTGAATAGTGGTGCACAACCTCTGTATAGCCCGGATCGTAAACTGGTTCTGGCCGTTAACGGCGAGATCTATAACCATAAAGAAATTCGTGCAAAGTATGAAGACAGATATGACTTCCAGACAGATTCAGACTGTGAAGTTATTCTGGCTCTTTATCAGGATATGGGTGAAAAACTCCTTGAAGAGCTAAACGGTATTTTTGCTTTTGTTCTTTATGATGAAGAAAAAGATCAGTATCTGGTTGGCCGTGACCATATCGGTATCATGCCTCTTTATCAGGGCCGTGACGGATACGGAAACTACTATGTTGCCTCTGAAATGAAAGCGCTTGTTACGGTTTGTAAAACCGTGAGTGAGTTCCCTCCGGGCAGCTACTTCTCCTCTGAAGATGCAGAACCTCAGCGTTATTACACCCGTGACTGGATGGAATATGACGCAGTAAAAGATAACGAAGCAGATAAAGCAGAGCTTACCGAAGCACTAGAAGCAGCGGTTAAACGCCAGCTAATGACTGACGTACCTTATGGTGTGCTGCTGTCTGGTGGTCTTGACTCTTCTATCACCTCTGCAGTAGCAAAACGATTTGCTGCTATGCGTATCGAAGATGACGAAAAAACCGAGGCATGGTGGCCACAGTTGCACTCCTTTGCCATTGGTCTGGAAGGTGCACCTGACTTAATCGCGGCTCGTGAAGTGGCTGATAAGCTGGGTACAGTACACCATGAGATGACTTATACTGTTCAGGAAGGCCTTGATGCTATCCGTGACGTTATCTATCACATCGAAACCTACGATGTAACCACTATCCGTGCGTCTACTCCTATGTTCCTGATGGGACGTAAAATTAAAGCTATGGGTATCAAGATGGTTCTTTCCGGTGAAGGTGCCGATGAAATCTTCGGTGGTTACCTCTATTTCCACAAAGCGCCAAATGCTAAAGAGATGCATGAAGAGCTGGTTCGTAAACTTCTGGCACTGAACATGTTTGACTGTGCCCGTGCGAACAAGTCTCTGGCTGCATGGGGTGTTGAAGGGCGTGTACCTTTCCTTGATAAAGAGTTTATCGATGTTGCGATGCGCATTAACCCTCAGGCGAAGATGTGTGGCAACGGCAAAATGGAGAAACACATTCTGCGTGAGTGTTTCGAGCACTATCTGCCGGACTCTATTGCATGGCGTCAGAAAGAGCAGTTCTCTGATGGTGTAGGCTACAGCTGGATCGACTCTCTGAAAGAAGTCGCGGAAGCAAAAGTTTCTGATCAGCAGCTTGAAACCGCAGAGTACCGTTTCCCGTACAACACGCCAACAACAAAAGAAGGCTATATGTACCGTGAAATCTTCGAAGAGCTGTTCCCGCTACCATCTGCTGCAGAGTGTGTACCGGGTGGCCCGTCTATCGCATGCTCCTCTGCAAAAGCGATTGAGTGGGATGAAGCCTTTAAGAACATGGCTGACCCTTCAGGTCGTGCAGTACAAACCGTGCATAACGACTCTTACTAA
- the nagB gene encoding glucosamine-6-phosphate deaminase yields the protein MRLIPLNCAQDVGLWSAKHIVNRINTFKPTSSRPFVLGLPTGGTPLTTYKQLIRLYNEGEVSFENVVTFNMDEYVGIPADHPESYRSFMYENFFNHIDIKEENINLLNGNAEDHEAECLRYEEKIRSYGQIHLFMGGVGNDGHIAFNEPASSLSSRTRIKTLTEDTRIANSRFFDGDINQVPKYALTIGVGTLLDSKEIMILITGHNKALALEAAVEGSVNHLWTVSALQLHPKSVIVCDEPSTQELKVKTVKYFRELEAENIKNLK from the coding sequence GTGAGACTTATTCCATTAAATTGCGCACAAGATGTCGGGCTTTGGTCAGCAAAGCATATTGTTAACCGAATCAATACATTTAAGCCAACATCCTCCCGCCCCTTCGTTCTCGGGCTGCCTACCGGCGGCACACCATTAACGACCTATAAGCAGTTAATCCGACTTTATAATGAAGGCGAAGTAAGTTTTGAAAATGTAGTGACGTTCAATATGGATGAGTACGTTGGCATCCCTGCCGATCATCCGGAGTCATACCGATCATTTATGTATGAAAACTTTTTTAACCACATTGATATAAAAGAAGAAAATATTAATCTGCTGAATGGTAATGCAGAGGATCACGAAGCAGAGTGCTTGCGCTATGAAGAGAAAATCCGCTCTTACGGTCAGATTCATCTGTTTATGGGTGGTGTGGGGAACGACGGACATATTGCTTTTAACGAGCCCGCTTCTTCTTTATCATCTAGAACCAGAATTAAAACTCTGACTGAAGATACCCGGATTGCCAACTCGCGCTTTTTTGACGGCGACATTAATCAGGTACCTAAGTATGCTTTAACCATAGGTGTAGGTACGCTACTGGATTCGAAGGAGATCATGATACTGATTACCGGTCATAATAAAGCCCTTGCGTTAGAAGCAGCCGTTGAAGGTTCAGTCAATCATCTCTGGACTGTCTCAGCACTACAACTGCACCCTAAATCTGTCATCGTATGTGATGAACCTTCAACTCAGGAACTGAAAGTCAAAACCGTGAAGTATTTCAGAGAGCTTGAAGCTGAAAATATTAAGAATTTGAAGTAA
- the nagA gene encoding N-acetylglucosamine-6-phosphate deacetylase has protein sequence MYALTNCTIYSGSDVLENHAVIVDGNTIQSILPSEEVAEHIPVIDLQGANLSPGFIDLQLNGCGGVMFNDAISVETLDTMHKANLKSGCTSFLPTLITSSDADMRQAIKVQKEYQQQHKNQSLGLHLEGPYLNVAKKGIHNPDFIRASDDEMINFICENSHLIAKVTLAPEKNQPEVIKTLADNGIVVAIGHSDATYAEACQGFDAGISFATHLFNAMSPMTGREPGTVGAIYDSEKVYAGVIADGYHVDYANIRIAHKVKGEKLVLVTDATAPAGAEMDHFIFVGKKVYYRNGKCVDENGTLGGSALTMIEAIENTVKFVGLPLDEALRMATLYPARAIGVDHHLGQIKTGMTANLTVFDNDFNVNATVVNGHYEQT, from the coding sequence ATGTATGCACTTACCAACTGTACGATTTATTCTGGTAGCGATGTGCTGGAAAACCACGCCGTCATTGTTGACGGCAATACTATCCAGAGCATTTTGCCGTCAGAAGAGGTTGCAGAACATATACCAGTTATTGACCTGCAGGGCGCCAATCTAAGCCCGGGCTTTATCGATCTGCAACTTAACGGCTGTGGCGGCGTTATGTTTAACGATGCAATTTCCGTTGAAACTCTGGATACCATGCACAAAGCAAACCTGAAATCAGGTTGCACAAGCTTTCTGCCAACACTGATTACGTCCTCTGATGCGGATATGCGTCAGGCGATTAAAGTGCAAAAAGAGTATCAGCAACAGCACAAAAACCAGTCGCTCGGCCTGCACCTTGAAGGTCCTTACCTGAATGTGGCAAAGAAAGGGATTCATAACCCTGACTTTATCCGCGCTTCAGACGATGAAATGATTAATTTCATCTGCGAAAATAGTCATCTTATTGCCAAGGTGACCCTTGCTCCTGAGAAGAACCAACCTGAAGTAATTAAAACCTTGGCAGACAACGGCATTGTGGTAGCTATCGGTCATAGTGATGCTACTTATGCTGAAGCCTGTCAGGGATTTGATGCCGGAATCAGTTTTGCTACCCACCTGTTTAACGCCATGTCACCTATGACTGGCAGAGAGCCGGGTACTGTCGGGGCAATTTACGATTCTGAAAAGGTCTATGCCGGCGTGATTGCTGACGGCTACCATGTCGACTATGCCAATATCCGCATTGCTCATAAAGTAAAAGGAGAAAAGCTGGTATTAGTGACAGACGCCACAGCTCCGGCCGGCGCTGAAATGGATCACTTTATTTTTGTCGGCAAGAAAGTATATTACCGGAATGGCAAATGCGTCGATGAAAACGGAACCCTTGGTGGCTCAGCATTGACCATGATTGAAGCAATTGAAAATACCGTTAAATTTGTCGGACTTCCGTTAGATGAAGCACTGAGAATGGCCACCCTATACCCGGCGAGGGCAATAGGCGTCGATCATCACTTAGGACAGATTAAAACAGGAATGACAGCAAACCTGACTGTGTTTGACAATGACTTCAATGTAAACGCAACAGTAGTCAACGGACATTACGAGCAGACATAA
- the hemH gene encoding ferrochelatase has protein sequence MKNGILLVNLGTPDRPDSDAVKAFLGEFLQDKRVVDLSRWIWLPVLKLIILPRRSPKVAALYKSIWMDEGSPLMVYSRRQADKLEKLTGVPVALGMTYGNPSIQSGIEQLKQQGVDKVTVLPLYPQYSGTTTGAVEDALEKALSQISQPPQIELVNNYHDHPLYIKALAEKIRSHWQKHGQADYLLCSFHGIPQRYADNGDIYPKHCEKTTQLLAEELGLSDKQMGMSYQSRFGREEWLKPYTDETLEQLPKKSIKRLDIITPAFSADCLETLEEIAQECKEIYLNAGGESYHYIDCLNDDDAHIEMMDRLCKEFL, from the coding sequence ATGAAAAATGGGATTTTACTGGTTAATTTAGGAACACCTGACCGGCCGGACAGTGATGCAGTGAAAGCGTTTTTAGGCGAGTTTCTGCAGGACAAAAGAGTGGTCGACCTTTCGCGCTGGATCTGGTTACCTGTGTTGAAACTCATTATTCTGCCTAGACGCTCACCTAAGGTAGCAGCTTTATATAAAAGCATCTGGATGGATGAAGGCTCTCCCCTGATGGTCTACTCCCGACGTCAGGCTGATAAACTGGAAAAGTTGACGGGAGTCCCCGTTGCGCTGGGGATGACTTATGGAAATCCAAGTATTCAGTCAGGAATTGAGCAGCTGAAGCAGCAGGGAGTCGATAAGGTTACCGTATTACCACTCTATCCGCAGTACTCGGGCACCACAACCGGTGCAGTAGAAGATGCGCTTGAGAAGGCTTTGAGCCAGATTAGCCAGCCGCCACAGATTGAGCTCGTGAACAATTATCACGATCACCCTTTGTATATCAAAGCACTGGCGGAGAAAATCCGTAGTCACTGGCAGAAGCATGGTCAGGCGGATTACCTGCTCTGTTCATTCCACGGCATTCCTCAACGTTATGCTGATAACGGTGATATCTATCCTAAGCATTGTGAAAAAACCACTCAGCTGTTAGCAGAGGAGCTGGGGTTGTCTGATAAGCAAATGGGCATGAGTTATCAGTCGCGTTTTGGCCGTGAAGAGTGGCTAAAGCCTTACACTGATGAGACGCTTGAGCAGCTACCTAAGAAAAGTATTAAACGGTTGGATATTATAACGCCGGCATTTTCAGCAGATTGTCTGGAAACTTTGGAAGAGATAGCACAGGAATGCAAAGAAATTTACCTGAATGCGGGTGGCGAGAGCTATCATTATATTGATTGTTTGAATGACGATGATGCTCACATTGAAATGATGGATAGGTTATGCAAGGAGTTTCTTTAA
- the rfaH gene encoding transcription/translation regulatory transformer protein RfaH, translating to MKRWYLLYCKRGDLARARMHLENQGVECYYPEMQVEKLVRGKRKVVTEPLFSSYLFVRFDYEAGPTFTTVRSSRGVVDFVRQGSYPQEVQGDLIYELKQVEQQAVEPMVTSLPDKGQVVRIKQGQFAGLDAIYSEADGELRSILLIKLISQTVEVRVSNSDIELQG from the coding sequence ATGAAACGTTGGTATTTGCTTTATTGTAAGAGAGGCGATCTGGCCAGAGCCAGAATGCATCTGGAGAATCAGGGAGTAGAGTGCTACTACCCGGAAATGCAGGTTGAAAAGCTGGTAAGAGGTAAGAGAAAGGTGGTGACTGAGCCGCTGTTTTCTTCTTACCTGTTTGTCCGGTTTGATTATGAAGCCGGCCCAACATTCACTACCGTTCGTTCCAGCAGGGGTGTAGTGGATTTTGTAAGACAAGGTAGTTATCCGCAGGAAGTTCAGGGTGATTTAATCTATGAGCTTAAGCAGGTTGAACAGCAGGCTGTCGAACCTATGGTAACTTCTCTGCCGGACAAAGGGCAGGTGGTCAGAATTAAGCAAGGTCAGTTTGCCGGCCTTGATGCCATATACTCAGAAGCTGATGGCGAGTTGCGCTCGATTCTGCTTATAAAACTGATTAGCCAGACGGTAGAAGTGCGGGTAAGTAACAGCGATATTGAGTTGCAGGGTTAA